From Monomorium pharaonis isolate MP-MQ-018 chromosome 9, ASM1337386v2, whole genome shotgun sequence, the proteins below share one genomic window:
- the LOC105834762 gene encoding uncharacterized protein LOC105834762 isoform X3, which produces MPSARTISESVSEVLDNAIKLHVRRSSKSKHHKNKTKHRKDKRKKRRHLKNGVEDSGSIGLDRSEDINETVPDARNSLTQSSRSSNNRETTVISDLDGKLKLDIESFEIDTKDVEASTTKTDHVDSIRFRNDVNSTTSSDTKCKVKATDIPGDSTRNTLRDNKIKLHFDDTTASSLPKYVYDTQELNKDVEYLLNPAPSTDDMIEVSATADASEKEDQARLMPRCAESYESKDTEDHKVKRRRKRPRHDAQIEDNSAKDFAESNPLDEAMILKHRRRKHKHTNEHKSKKHHDVRKAPQDGIVVREEARNECPSKITELPSSTAGSGRIAENDDCSDDLNGPGVPDGRTDDPDAPDGSDGPHGTDDVTSEPQRLAIKIKLCQECNCRHLQDACPLTTSQYTVADALSYENWLGKHKGNTEIMKAITSDDPMSEGYGRLAYDGFESDDESLASSQQEQCKAKPKVQREEKQLVVEMDRPLYARDSLPDCLELRMTNTDHGLGVYAKDPIPIFAKFGPLVGIPVREMDIPDDFSMRHIWEIDNNGKSTYISTTDPLKSNWIRYIRPAETKEKRNIAVIAKHGQLYFVTTQNIVSGMELTYWVESQSSTWTRKNKINKTNCGGCNLIFAHSIYYRLHCCIFHDMNYSLTIRKYHCKVCGATVLGKDNIMKHAAELHEGRGAYQCQYCRKFFLRLNYLEMHRTYGCSQNPHRARPLCDFCGRKFCQPQKLKVHIKRMHSDMAEVLREFQCKLCLKLLGSRAALQRHMKEVHHKDVIAAATCDRCGKMFQNKSNLKIHMLTHSGVKPFRCKENGCKAAFTTKQCLQFHYKKVHGLTEEMMPKIERSVAYTFDAYSGGLVEDVPCGRIIRSSRRNSQQDNSNSLPSLDDCSSESSLKVDASTPVPVSVPASSAPPAPPAPPTLPQVPISSAESTTGSPSAPISISISVSVLASAQTAAAVANSAHNVIVDSLQSEANSTIKYKMEQQESQVSTPSTQTTSLSSGLDATMMENGQTEVDLYNTSRTLSKGSKKWLTNEFNPPPTPTSDISAHLPTVSAPSSDMYDFEDGRKDNGSEKAISRDSTTAPSLIESNKLRLNVYRSRTESANASLLVEAALDAAERDIGTVSSPILEDNDREANLYSISSQLQSPIPQPRSPNQLDSYIVQQEEELISPAPTPDDRHSPPTHLHVDYHLHRPVDYINTSRTHNIEQYLHHEELPRVSSPNYIHMQQEDLVSPSATPNHRYQDVHHHHHHHHHHHQVPTDNLSSDEGDSVAQNLSLSVKEKALQLDLSTSYKYDSLEQDFTRERSNFEPLVLNSNELQGLDMSARGFHHSFGAQMQNTRYHHHHLYDIGERQSVDLSRTSSYSMSPPPPPPPYPHNEVVRVVSLDLTPGGRHSVDLSLSRSHHLHGSGTRVITSPQPVGSTTHVAVSDTGEGRMLSPPPPPLSGYNPSYPVSPAPYHPPRSGYHHYPGYY; this is translated from the exons ATGCCTTCTGCCCGTACGATAAGTGAGAGCGTGTCAGAGGTGCTAGACAATGCGATCAAATTGCACGTGCGACGTAGTTCAAAATCAAAGCATCACAAGAACAAGACAAAGCATCGCAAGGACAAACGGAAGAAACGACGACATTTGAAAAACGGCGTCGAAGATAGCGGCTCTATTGGACTAGACAGATCGGAAGATATCAATGAGACGGTACCAGATGCACGGAATAGTTTGACACAGAGCAGCAGAAGTTCGAATAATCGTGAAACGACTGTAATCAGTGATTTAGatggtaaattaaaattagatattgaGAGCTTTGAAATCGACACAAAAGACGTTGAAGCCTCTACGACCAAGACTGATCACGTAGATAGTATAAGATTTCGAAATGATGTAAATAGCACGACGAGTAGCGACACCAAATGCAAAGTAAAAGCAACGGATATACCTGGCGATTCGACGAGGAATACTTTacgagataataaaattaagttgcATTTTGACGATACCACGGCGTCGTCTCTTCCGAAGTACGTGTATGACACTCAAGAGTTAAACAAAGACGTGGAATATTTATTGAATCCCGCACCCAGTACCGATGATATGATCGAGGTATCCGCTACTGCAGACGCATCTGAGAAAGAAGACCAGGCCAGATTGATGCCACGTTGTGCGGAATCGTACGAATCCAAGGACACAGAGGATCACAAAGTAAAAAGGAGACGAAAACGTCCGCGTCATGATGCGCAAATCGAAGATAACTCCGCAAAAGATTTCGCTGAAAGCAATCCTTTAGATGAGGCGATGATATTGAAACACCGTCGAAGAAAGCACAAGCACACTAATGAGcataaaagcaaaaaacatCACGATGTACGAAAAGCGCCGCAAGACGGTATCGTCGTGCGAGAGGAAGCACGAAACGAGTGTCCATCGAAGATCACTGAGCTGCCATCTTCAACGGCAGGATCCGGAAGAATCGCTGAGAATGACGACTGTTCCGATGACCTTAATGGTCCCGGTGTTCCCGATGGTCGCACCGATGATCCCGATGCTCCCGATGGCTCCGATGGCCCCCATGGTACCGACGACGTCACGTCGGAGCCGCAAAGACttgcaattaaaatcaaaCTCTGTCAGGAATGTAATTGTCGTCATTTGCAGGACGCATGTCCTTTGACGACGTCGCAGTACACCGTAGCTGACGCACTCTCCTACGAGAACTGGTTAGGCAAGCACAAGGGGAACACAGAGATAATGAAAGCCATTACATCGGATGATCCAATGTCGGAAGGTTATGGTAGATTAGCTTACGACGGCTTCGAGTCGGATGACGAATCGCTAGCGTCCAGCCAACAAGAACAATGCAAAGCTAAGCCAAAGGTGCAAAGGGAGGAAAAGCAGCTAGTAGTAGAGATGGATCGGCCTTTATATGCCAGAGATTCTCTCCCCGACTGTCTTGAATTGAGAATGACCAATACTGATCACGGTCTCGGCGTCTACGCCAAGGACCCGATTCCGATATTTGCCAAGTTTGGCCCTCTTGTCGGCATACCCGTTAGAGAAATGGACATTCCAGATGATTTTTCGATGCGTCACATTTGGGAG ataGATAATAATGGGAAGAGTACATATATTAGTACTACAGATCCGTTAAAAAGCAATTGGATTCGATACATTAGACCAGCTGAGACAAAGGAGAAGAGAAACATCGCGGTAATTGCGAAGCACGGCCAACTGTATTTTGTTACAACTCAGAATATTGTGTCAGGGATGGAGCTTACTTATTGGGTTGAATCGCAATCTTCCACTTGgacgagaaaaaataaaatcaataaaacgA ATTGTGGAGGATGCAATCTTATTTTTGCGCACTCGATATATTATCGATTGCATTGCTGTATCTTTCATGACATGAATTACAGTTTAACGATAAGAAAATATCACTGCAAG GTTTGTGGCGCTACGGTGCTTggtaaagataatattatgaaaCATGCAGCGGAGTTGCACGAAGGTCGCGGCGCGTATCAGTGTCAgtattgtagaaaattttttttaaggctGAATTACTTAGAAATGCATCGAACCTATGGATGCTCACAGAATCCACATCGGGCGCGACCATTATGCGATTTCTGTGGTCGTAAATTCTGTCAaccgcaaaaattaaaagtacacaTCAAGAGGATGCATAGCG ataTGGCTGAGGTGTTAAGGGAATTTCAATGTAAATTGTGTTTGAAACTCCTGGGTTCTCGCGCGGCTCTACAGCGACACATGAAAGAGGTTCATCACAAAGACGTTATTGCCGCAGCAACGTGCGATCGATgtggaaaaatgtttcagaacAAAAGCAACTTGAAGATACATATGCTGACCCATAGCGGGGTAAAACCATTTAG GTGCAAAGAGAACGGCTGTAAGGCAGCTTTCACCACGAAACAGTGTCTACAGTTTCATTACAAGAAGGTACACGGTCTTACAGAGGAAATGATGCCCAAGATCGAGAGATCTGTGGCATATACCTTTGACGCGTATAGCGGGGGCCTCGTTGAGGACGTGCCTTGTGGAAGGATTATTCGCTCCAGCAGAAGAAATTCACAg CAGGACAATAGCAACAGTTTACCGTCTCTGGACGACTGCAGCTCAGAGAGCAGCTTAAAAGTCGATGCATCTACACCAGTACCGGTATCAGTACCGGCATCATCGGCACCACCGGCACCACCAGCGCCGCCGACACTTCCACAAGTTCCGATATCGTCCGCGGAATCAACCACAGGATCGCCATCAGCACCGATATCGATTTCAATATCGGTGTCGGTGTTGGCATCGGCACAGACGGCGGCAGCGGTGGCAAATTCTGCTCATAATGTCATCGTAGATTCATTACAAAGCGAGGCAAATTCTACGATAAAATACAAGATGGAGCAGCAAGAGTCTCAGGTTTCAACTCCATCTACTCAAACCACATCCTTGTCCAGTGGGCTTGATGCGACGATGATGGAGAATGGACAAACGGAGGTTGATTTGTACAACACATCGAGGACGCTGAGTAAGGGCAGCAAAAAGTGGCTGACCAATGAATTCAATCCACCGCCTACGCCTACATCCGATATCTCTGCTCATTTACCGACGGTCTCGGCACCGTCTTCCGATATGTATGATTTTGAAGACGGTCGAAAGGATAACGGTAGCGAGAAAGCGATCTCACGCGACAGCACAACCGCGCCAAGTTTGATAGAGAGCAATAAATTGCGGTTGAACGTATACCGGAGTAGAACAGAGAGCGCGAACGCGAGTTTGCTGGTTGAAGCGGCTCTAGATGCAGCTGAGCGAGATATAGGAACAGTGTCCAGCCCTATCTTAGAGGACAACGATCGCGAGGCCAATCTCTATTCCATCTCGAGTCAACTGCAGTCACCGATACCGCAGCCGCGGTCACCAAATCAGCTAGACTCTTACATTGTACAACAAGAGGAGGAACTGATTTCGCCCGCACCAACTCCAGACGATCGACACTCGCCTCCTACTCACCTACACGTAGATTATCATCTGCATCGACCAGTCGATTACATCAACACCTCGCGAACGCACAATATCGAACAGTATTTGCATCATGAAGAGTTGCCGCGCGTCTCTTCTCCAAATTACATACACATGCAGCAAGAAGACTTAGTATCGCCGTCGGCCACGCCGAATCACCGTTATCAGGATGTGCATCATCAtcaccatcatcatcatcatcatcatcaggTACCGACGGATAATCTGTCGAGCGATGAGGGCGACTCGGTGGCGCAGAATCTTAGCCTGTCGGTAAAGGAGAAAGCGTTACAGTTAGATTTATCGACGTCCTATAAGTACGATTCCCTTGAACAGGATTTCACTCGTGAGAGATCCAACTTTGAGCCATTGGTACTCAATAGTAATGAGCTTCAGGGTTTAGATATGTCGGCACGAGGTTTCCACCACAGTTTTGGCGCCCAGATGCAAAACACCCGTTATCATCATCACCATCTGTACGACATTGGCGAACGGCAAAGCGTGGATCTCAGTAGAACGAGCAGTTATTCTATGTCGCCACCTCCGCCACCGCCACCTTATCCACACAACGAGGTTGTACGAGTGGTCAGCTTGGATCTTACTCCTGGCGGCAGGCATAGTGTCGATCTGAGTCTTTCTAGATCGCATCATCTGCATGGTTCAGGTACTCGTGTCATCACCAGTCCGCAACCCGTCGGCTCGACTACGCACGTGGCTGTATCTGATACTGGCGAAGGCCGAATGCTATCGCCGCCTCCACCTCCTTTGTCTGGGTATAATCCCAGTTATCCCGTAAGTCCGGCCCCGTATCATCCTCCAAGATCCGGATATCATCATTATCCCGGTTATTATTGA